In Brassica napus cultivar Da-Ae chromosome A3, Da-Ae, whole genome shotgun sequence, the sequence GTAGAAGCTCAacccaggaaaaaaaaaaacaatgcttTTACGAAGCGCGTCGACTCCACTTCTCACCTCATTGGTTCACGTCTCGAGCCCAAGGGAATCTCCAATCGAAACCGAATCTCTTCATCAGATCCAACGGCCCAGATCTATAACactctcctcctcttcctcctgcTGTTACAGCCCCATGTCTCTCCACTCCAGCGACGAATCGTCACGGAGGATCAAAAGGACAGCGTCGGAGAGCGATCTCAAACATCTGACGTCGACTAAGCATGCGAGCAAGTTCCTCGCCGGAGCTCTGATGGAGGACGTGGAGGAAGGAATCGGATTCGGGATCATACGCGGGTCTTCTTACGAAACCGAGGTTGGAGGCGGCGGCGGTGGCGGAGGAGGGAAGAGAAGGAGCGGCGGTAGATCTGACGGTGGTGATGATGGAGAGGATTGTACGGACGTTCATTATCGTGAGATGATTGAAGCTAATCCTGGAAACGGGATTTTTCTCAGTAATTACGCCAAGTTCTTGAAAGAGGTAgccactttcttcttctctcactcTTTATAGAT encodes:
- the LOC106434645 gene encoding uncharacterized protein LOC106434645 encodes the protein MLLRSASTPLLTSLVHVSSPRESPIETESLHQIQRPRSITLSSSSSCCYSPMSLHSSDESSRRIKRTASESDLKHLTSTKHASKFLAGALMEDVEEGIGFGIIRGSSYETEVGGGGGGGGGKRRSGGRSDGGDDGEDCTDVHYREMIEANPGNGIFLSNYAKFLKEVRGDYLKAEEYCGRAVLVSPYDGNVLAMYAELVWMIHKDSSRAESYFNRAVAAAPDDCYVQASYARFLWDAEDDEDERHGEVLEAQTSRMDFFTGPYPITAMS